Within the Arachis duranensis cultivar V14167 chromosome 10, aradu.V14167.gnm2.J7QH, whole genome shotgun sequence genome, the region NNNNNNNNNNNNNNNNNNNNNNNNNNNNNNNNNNNNNNNNNNNNNNNNNNNNNNNNNNNNNNNNNNNNNNNNNNNNNNNNNNNNNNNNNNNNNNNNNNNNNNatttttatttttttacacaaaatttaaaaaaaaataaattaattaaaaaatataagtataaaaaattaatagggataataaaaaaaataaaatgtattttCGTATAATATCTATGTTTTTTTAGgtatgaaaaatacaaaatacactaatttaatactcaaaatataatatttatatttatgtctCGTCTCTCGaacataattttatttctctttattcATTTTTCGTGTTATACTTATAAACAAACATAACTAAAACAACTATTactataaaaactaactattaTAACAAAGGAATTCAAAATCTTACAAGACTCTATTTTAGTGTTGACTCTTGAACATGCATGAGAATTTTTTCAGGTACACTATATAGAAGAGTATAGCCATTAACTTTGTGagcataataattaataacacaaGTGTACCTGCTCTAACAAGACATTAAGATTTCCTTTAGAAACATGGTGTGTTTCTCCAAGGATGGGGTTGTAGGGAACAACTCCAAAGATTGTAGGGCGTTTGGTAGATATATACCATGCCACAACAGAAGTGAGTCTATCAACAGGACTCTTCCCTTTGTTGCACATGCTTAGCAAATCTGTGCTTGTGGAGTACACTTGTTCACCATAGATTTGGAGTGTTGACTTTGGCAAGTTAAATAGAGCTGGCAGCTGCATGCACGCATAGGACAAACTCAAAAAATCTTAGTCCCGGTTTCATTTTAGAATTTACCTTCATTTTCTAGGTTTTAAcataatcattaatattttttgatagaTTTTTTAAAGTAGGATATAcagtgatttttttttgtcataagtCATTTGTTTAAGGGCAGATGACTTATGTATTTAAAGTGAAGTTAAACTTCAAAATGATTCATGAAATTAGTCACATGCATTAAAATAATGTTCAAAATTctgattatattaattatatttttaagattGACAAAAATATCCCACTTTAGTCAATAATAATGTGATGAATTACTTAAACAAAAAAAGACTAATACAATTTTATGTAATGAatgtaattaaaatttcaaaacttATTTTAGtgcatataattaattttaaattattttaggaCTTAATTCTTTAAAAGTGAGATCCAAACTCTCCAAATGATTTATAAGGTGAAAAAATTATAGaagattggatttttttttttttttgttgcgtTGGAAAACTGATTTTGTGTTTTCTCAATTTATCTTCACTTTGTTTCAAGAAAAATACCATTGGACCAGACCCATCAAAATGCATAATTaatctaaatttgaattttatttctcttaaaTAGTAAAGATCAAAGAAAACTTGCCTGAAAGTGAGTAAGATCAGATCCTGGCCGCACGTTCTTAAATAAACTTAATATTCGTTTCATAAGATTGGGAGCTTTATAAACTGTCTCAGCATCTGATTCTTGTGCCAGTACTGAGAATGGCTTAGTCAGCACAATATTATTTGACGTGTCCTGCATCATAATacccaaataataataaagaataattttttttacagaataataaagaataatgtaacttagttaaaatattttgtatgagATCACCTCGTATAACTTTCTACCTATACTAAACATATTTTTGTTTGTTCAATTTgtaaatttttcttaattttgaaaCAACTGTTGTAAAATTAACAAGGTTCTAAAAAATGGTTCACAAATAGAACAAATCAAACTATAGAATAAAAGAGATTTATTAGTCCAACCgagttaattaaattataataaataataaaaaaatctaaaatctgATGCCTCAACTCTGATATATCTCTAGCGTATAAAAAAGAATTTCAATCAACTTCTTATTTTCATCCACTGTTATATAAAAGAATATCAAATTTGATGAAACTTGTATGATGAATATTCTTTATTAAGCACTCATCATATTATCCATAAAAAATCAATAAGCacgaaatgaaattaaaattagagaCTTGGTTAAACTTTTTTAAGCTGTGGAAATCCAATTAGAAAAATTTGAACTAAAAGGACTAAATTAAAAATCTGAGTAAACTTATAGAGATGTATAGAATTATTAAAccattttaaatagaaaaagtctAGGGGTCAgcaattttattgtattttggccagcatgtaaccagtagagaaaggtgagccattggatgaaatctaaCCAATCTCACActatcaaatcatcattgatagCTAATTGATGGCTACCAATCACAAATGTTGCTGCCCTCTAACATTGctcatttaaatatatattactagCTATAAGTAATAAAAAGTCACAACAAAAACGTTAAACAATTTAAGTACATGATAATGAATTTCTATATATTAATGTACTGATGTCTATATATTTTATTGCAATAacaattgtattttttttttaccttaatGTACGTACTAATGCTTTCTTCCACATATAATGATACATTTTTTatgagttttattttaatataagcTTTAAATAGATATGGAATAGATTAATAAATACGTTTAGAATTTagtattagaatttaaaatttaagtatttaatatattcatcatatattattaattaaagaattaaaatGTGTCGTATaaccttttttattataattaaaatttttttttcaaaaattaaaacattgcCTTACTTTCTCTATTCTTTTCTCTCTCCCTCCTGCTCTACTATTCCTTCTGTACTTTGTACTCTGTtataaattagaaattaaagaaaaaaaactaatatttctttatacataaattaatttgtaaatGGATAACAAAATAGTGAAGTACAGATAAATAGATGCATGGTGTGATGTTCATAAATGTGGAGCTGTAAATATCAAAGATCTGCAAAACGTAGGTAGCGTTTTGCAGGCGTTAGAAACAGAAAATTTCAGACCCTGCAAAATGCTGGTTGCGATTGGCGAGGAAAgggaacaagaaattgaaacGTGCCTTGTATGCCGACAGGACCAAGGCTTGACCAACTTCGAACTGAGCAAAACGCAGAATGCGTTTGTCAGTGAACTAGAGCCAAATGCAGGTTCCGTTTTGTAGGCTCCATAGCTGCATGCGTGCCACGTGTTCTGGGAGGGAGTTCAGCTGGGTCCTTAGAAGTGAGAAACGCAGATTGAAGTAGAAGTATAGTAACTGAAGCAAAACTACAAGTTACTGAAGAAATATTGAGGGAGAGTGAAGAAGCGGTGAAAGAgtttggtgaagaagaagaactacaTAGTATAGGGGAAAAAATGGTGCGTGACTATACCAAACCAGAAGATCATATTATTGAGTATTTGGATCACCCCCAGTttgtaagtaattttttttaatatttaacaataaatatataaatttatttgaattttatttttttgtattgtaattattaatattgaggtttgttcataccctggcccaatataaaggcccaggtccaactaaaaggcctaatctaaaggattagagcctagctaagtaccggccttcacataagaagtcggtatcaaccacgacttggtcagaagaggtcggatgcgagattagctggcagataaacactcattcaaatgagtaaccgcccctaaaatctctctaaccgtctcataaagccatatcttaacctccccaagataatagggacggttaccaccctaaagatatggcactacaccaacggtggttattggctcgcCTCTATAAATACCCTGACACCCCTTCAGGTATcgctaagcccaatactctctagacctgcttacacccttgctaacttaggcatcggagtatctttgcaggtaccaccccccattcacacgcgagcacaagtcggacggagcctcccgagcTGCGTGCCTACCCGGAGTTCTCATCCATCGCACACTTGGGCCGCCAAACGCCATCCTTTGcactaatctccggttacctaccgtaacaAGTAGTTTACTAATTtacttgatttttaatttttggcgcgttgatataaaaaaaatcagcttTTCATAGGTTTTTATTAGGAGTCACTtaatgaaaaaaagataaaaaagattgactaaaattaatttaaatatgaataaaaagtgTTATcacttaaactttttttttcaccaACTTGTCTCTCATTGACTAGTATTGGTATGTGATTTTCTGCGGCGTGTACgtatttattatcattattgcAAATTAAAAGCTTATTAATTGGGTTTTGAATTTTGACCTTCCATAAACATgcttatttaaaatatatattattaatcatgtttgtattttttgattGAAGATAATTCATGAGCCACGAAGTATTCACAtacagaatatatatatattgcaatTGCAATCTATTCCAACTCCTGGAGTCCTGGTCAATGAGTAGTGGGCATATAATGGTATAAAAACGAAGACTCTGATGATTCGAAATAAATTACCTAAAAATGGATACTCTGACTTTTAAGAAGGTATCTCTTTTCACACTGCAATATATAGTCATcttgatttattgtttttatgGTTACTGTTATCTagatttatttttctactaacaatatatataaatttaattaaaattagttagtcactttaacaattatttaatttactaattatttaatatataattataactaattttataataaaaatacacaaaatacataaaattaactatttaataaaaaatatttattagataGTAAATACTATCTTATTCTCTCTAAAATAATATGTAAATTATTCTCTCTGATATgtcatattttaatatttatttattttaattttttagtagaATTTGTTGAATGAataatttatctaataaaataaaaaataaaaaattgatttcgggtcattaaaatttgttgaaaatttaacaaaatatttaaaaaataatgttatatattactcttttattttttacacaaaatctctgatttctaacaaaaattaaataaaaacccagactttcataaaaaaataattacaaactagcaacattaatttttaaaaaataagatataaagtGTTTtagtttcttctcttttttcatataattcaaaatcaaattgtatagaataaatttttaaatttaaagatcTATTTGACACgataaatttttcaaattaaaaattttaacggTGACactaatttgtatttttatttttaatttatcacattaatattttagtttagaatttagttaatataagaaaatttttaaattaatattttaataaatatataacaaatgtATTAAGATAAATATCGAATTAGAATGTGACATATCAAAGAGGATAACTTACATATTACTTTAGAGAAGGTAGAATCGGATAACATTTACACATAAAGAGAATTCTGACTCTAATGAAttgttttttagatattttatttgttttgtatttaataCAAAACTATTAAACCATCATAacagtataaaaaaattgtcaaGCATAGACCCAACGTTAATCTTTCTGTAGATGGAGAAAAGTAGAATGAAAAAACAATTGTTTATGAAGTCCTCTAAAAGAAGAAAATCTgtcaaaaaaaaagatttttaactCTTTAACTAATGTCTTGTTAATGTCTAAAACAACACTCTTtatgtttgattattttttattaattaacatcAGCAATATAACCGTAACAATTTCATCcaaatcataaaaactcacGGCAAGCATCCTTATACCTGGATTTAGTTGGACTTCGAACTGAATTTTCAGATAGGGGAGTTTATCATAGCATTTGCGTGCCAATTCACAAGAAGAATCTTTATGTTTATTCTCTGCGTTAAGCAAACAGTTATATACAGCATCAAAATAAGAACTTTTACATGTGATAGAAAATATATGGGTGTTTTCATAAATAATTCTAATAGATTTTtgttcaagaaaagaaagaaacaaattaagtttttttaatgGATTTCATAAGAAGTACATAGGGTTAACTACCTaatagaaaatatttgttaagtAGTTAACGTTGTATATTTCTTATGTATTCTcactataaaattaattatagccATACATTAAATAACTAGCAagttaaattaatttctattttaatggATAGACATTaaagtaactaactaactataattaaatatatatttattgctAATAAAAAACGATTTaggtaaatttttatttttaaattctcattggaattaaaatttacataattttttacgaccaaaatataaaaaagaattctAACTCTAAGTGAATTGAAATCACAAAGTTTTCATACACATGAAAAGAATGCAGATTCCAATAAGatgtttttttaaatactttgtttgtttagtatttaataCAAAACTACTAAATCATCATAACAATAAGGAAGGTTAGAGGGGGTTATAAGTTACAAAAAAATTGGATACTATTATTAATCAAGAGTGCcatttattactattattactgTTTTTGAAACTTATAATGAGGTTTTGACACGTCTACACTTTTATTATCGTTCTTTGCTCATCATATATACAAAGGTTGGAATAACTAAAAAGAATTTCCGTTCCTTTAGATTTCAAGCTACCTGAATGACTCATCTATTTTTTCGAAATATTATTCATACAACTTGGAATAAAGGAGTCCCTCATGTTGTTAGGAGTTTGTAGAGATTTAGAGGGATGCGCTTACTTTTAATAAAGAAACTTTTGGACATCTTTTTGTTAAAAAGgaattttgattttctaaattttgaattttactttagaaaGTAAAGTATGATCTATCACAATTTACTTCACAGGTGAGATCAAAagaaaatatgagagagaaagtatttaatggtgagagatctcactttatcctctaaagtaaaaatctaaaatttagagGATTCAAATTCGTTAAAAAGAGGGAGTTTGAGAGACAGTTGAATGATGTTCAAATTTCTCTCGAGAGTGAAAAAGATCCGGAGTTGAGGGTAAAAGAGCAAAGTATTCATGAGgaattaaattatattcttCCTTATGTGGTATCAAAAATCTAGAGAGCAGTGAGCTCGATGTGGTGACAAAAATACTAAGTTTTTTCACCTGCAGACACTTATTAGGCGAAAGAGGAATAAGATCCATGAGTTGTTGTTAGATGATGGAACCTGGGCCATTAAACGCACGTGTTTGAGCAGGAAACAAATTCTTTCCTTCAAAAACTATTTTCTACAAGGGAGAATATTGATCTGAATGCTATGGGAGATTTCTCCTGCACCTCTCTTAGCAATGAGGTCTGTTAATAATTTGTTGAACCGGTGACGTTAGAAGAGGTGAACAGAATTATAATGAccataaattttttcaaagtttCGGGACCAGATGATTTTCAAGCtcagttttataaaaaattttggaacTCTTTTAGTTATGATGTGTGGGGGATAGTCAAGAGAGCCTTTGAGGGTAAGATTTTAAATTCCACTAATTTTGAGACCTTCATTGTTCTGACTCCTAAAGTGGAAGCTCCTTCTTCGTTAAGAGATTTCCGTCCCATTAGTTTATGTCATGttctttataaaattattacaaaagtGCTGGTGAACAGAGTTAGACCGTTTCTTTCGGAGATCATTGGCCCACTCCAGGGTTGTTTTATCCCGAGAAGAGAAACTACGGAGAACATCATTGTTGCACAGAAAATTATGCATGTCATGAGGAACACTAAGTCTAGAAAAGGGACTATGACTTTCAAGATCAATTTAGAGAAAACTTATGACAGAGTGGATTGGAGATTCCTTGATTTGTTGGTCAGATTTGGTTTTTCGAGAGAAACTATTTAATCTTATTATGGCCTATGTGACATCATCTTCTTTGGCTATCTTGTGGAATGGTGAGAGACTTCAAAATTTCAACTCGAAGAGAGATTTAAGGTAAGGGGATCTCATGTTCCCATATTTTTATGTGTTTTGTATGGAGGCTCTTACTTATTTTATTACTCATCAAATTTCTCAAGGATTGTAGATACCTATATTGGTCTCTAGACATGACCTTAAAATCTCTCATTTGATGTTTG harbors:
- the LOC107471313 gene encoding oxysterol-binding protein-related protein 4C — translated: MMQDTSNNIVLTKPFSVLAQESDAETVYKAPNLMKRILSLFKNVRPGSDLTHFQLPALFNLPKSTLQIYGEQVYSTSTDLLSMCNKGKSPVDRLTSVVAWYISTKRPTIFGVVPYNPILGETHHVSKGNLNVLLEQVHLCY